A single genomic interval of Flavobacteriales bacterium harbors:
- the trmB gene encoding tRNA (guanosine(46)-N7)-methyltransferase TrmB has protein sequence MGKNKQFRFAENATFAHVVQPTFDDLMQGRFPLKGRWNTDFFQREAPLVLELGCGKGEYTTGLAALHPQHNHLGVDIKGARIWRGARTAREQGIAHVGFLRTHVDHLLHCFGPGEVDAIWLTFSDPQVGKPRKRLTSPIFLERYRQVLKPGGLVHLKTDSPLLYEYTLEQIDAHKLPLLEHSADVYADLVGRVPPEEQAVLNIRTFYESMWLTEGRKIHYVRFAIG, from the coding sequence ATGGGCAAGAACAAGCAGTTCCGCTTCGCGGAGAACGCCACGTTCGCGCATGTGGTCCAGCCCACCTTCGACGACCTGATGCAGGGCCGGTTCCCGCTGAAGGGGCGATGGAACACCGACTTCTTCCAGCGCGAAGCGCCCCTTGTCCTGGAGCTGGGTTGTGGCAAGGGCGAGTACACCACCGGCCTGGCGGCCCTGCATCCGCAGCACAACCACCTCGGCGTGGACATCAAGGGCGCGCGCATCTGGCGCGGTGCGCGCACCGCACGGGAACAGGGCATCGCCCATGTGGGCTTCCTGCGCACGCATGTGGATCATCTGCTGCATTGCTTCGGCCCCGGGGAGGTGGACGCCATCTGGCTCACCTTCAGCGATCCGCAGGTGGGCAAGCCGCGCAAGCGCCTCACCAGCCCCATCTTCCTGGAGCGCTACCGCCAGGTGCTGAAACCGGGCGGGCTGGTGCATCTCAAGACGGATAGCCCGCTGCTGTACGAATACACCCTGGAGCAGATCGACGCGCACAAGCTGCCCCTGCTGGAGCACAGCGCCGATGTGTACGCCGACCTCGTCGGCCGTGTCCCGCCCGAGGAACAGGCCGTGCTCAACATCCGCACCTTCTATGAGTCGATGTGGCTCACCGAGGGACGGAAGATCCACTACGTGCGGTTCGCCATCGGGTGA
- a CDS encoding glycosyltransferase, protein MGGFKGARVLVAPLDWGLGHAARCVPVVRALRERGAVPVLAADAGPLALLRAELPDLEHVRLPGITVRYAAGRSQLWSMARQFPAMVRSVAAERAAFERIAPGLRLDAVISDQRFGVRSAQLPSVLITHQLFPFTPFAQQALRRLNLQHVARFDRCWVMDEPEAPGLAGELSHGPRLPAKVRYIGPVSRMAERDTGDHPAHRVVAVISGPEPQRTLLEGILLEQLVALPGDHLLVQGLPQRPGTRRVGRVEVVAHLTGGTLREALLGAQLIVSRSGYTTLMDLAALGRSALIIPTPGQREQEYLGELHARTGRFLVQDQHAVDLAAALASPPASTGAPTGHKLLGAALDELEGMLH, encoded by the coding sequence ATGGGCGGGTTCAAGGGTGCGCGGGTCCTGGTGGCCCCGCTGGACTGGGGGCTGGGGCATGCGGCGCGCTGCGTGCCCGTGGTGCGGGCGCTGCGTGAGCGGGGAGCGGTCCCCGTGCTGGCGGCCGATGCAGGCCCCCTGGCCCTGCTGCGCGCCGAACTCCCCGACCTGGAGCATGTGCGGCTGCCGGGCATCACCGTGCGGTATGCGGCCGGGCGGAGCCAGCTCTGGAGCATGGCCCGCCAGTTCCCGGCGATGGTGCGCAGCGTGGCGGCGGAGCGCGCGGCCTTCGAGCGGATCGCCCCCGGCCTTCGGCTCGATGCGGTGATCAGCGACCAGCGGTTCGGGGTGCGGAGTGCGCAGCTGCCCTCGGTGCTCATCACCCACCAGCTCTTTCCCTTCACGCCCTTTGCGCAACAGGCGCTCCGCCGGCTGAACCTCCAGCACGTGGCGCGCTTCGACCGCTGCTGGGTGATGGACGAACCGGAAGCTCCCGGCCTTGCGGGGGAGCTCTCCCACGGCCCGCGCCTGCCGGCCAAGGTGCGGTACATCGGTCCGGTGAGCCGCATGGCGGAGCGTGACACCGGGGATCATCCCGCGCATCGCGTGGTGGCGGTCATCAGCGGGCCCGAACCGCAGCGGACCCTGCTGGAGGGGATCCTGCTGGAACAGCTGGTGGCGCTTCCAGGAGATCATCTGCTCGTGCAAGGGCTTCCGCAACGACCGGGCACCCGGCGGGTGGGCCGTGTGGAGGTGGTGGCCCACCTCACCGGCGGGACGCTGCGGGAGGCCCTGCTGGGCGCGCAGCTCATCGTGTCCCGCAGCGGCTACACCACCTTGATGGACCTGGCGGCGCTCGGCCGCAGCGCCCTGATCATTCCCACGCCCGGACAGCGCGAACAGGAATACCTCGGCGAACTGCATGCCCGCACGGGCCGCTTTCTGGTGCAGGACCAGCACGCGGTGGACCTGGCGGCCGCCCTCGCTTCGCCGCCCGCTTCGACCGGCGCCCCGACCGGGCACAAGCTGCTGGGCGCAGCCCTCGACGAGCTGGAGGGCATGCTGCATTGA
- a CDS encoding DNA/RNA non-specific endonuclease — MNTRVPLVTLLAFAAASLTAQSGLEDRLRALQARDHELQLARASLAAPIDSIKLAIIRRDLRSQALPALAAGDEVIEHPGHLLVYSEAHEQPKWTAHIATPDVITGNLARIDTFLMDTKVRTGTSTVEDYWFSGFDRGHLVPSADMRWNREALAATYLYSNISPQRPEFNRDSWSDLEDWVRRTVRYGGERVFVITGPVLRDGLPAMDNPGHKNEVSIPELFFKVLADLDGPERKMIGFVMRNGVNEYPTISYAVPVDSVERLTGLDLFPALDDTLEARLEAQRDPQAWYHPGDPFLGEVEPLPAPLPKGMFNTVQARHQIGRVATVCGTVVSTRRTQKANAVYLNFDRLHPAQDFYCTIWDSNGPNFHYDPEEALLRKRVCVTGKVTLYDDIPRISVNNENEILLWEEAVR, encoded by the coding sequence ATGAACACGCGCGTCCCCCTGGTGACCTTGCTCGCGTTCGCGGCGGCATCGCTCACCGCACAATCCGGGCTTGAGGACCGGCTTCGCGCGCTGCAGGCACGCGACCACGAGCTTCAGCTGGCTCGGGCGTCCCTGGCGGCCCCCATCGACTCCATCAAGCTGGCCATCATCCGGCGGGACCTGCGATCCCAGGCCCTGCCCGCGCTGGCGGCAGGCGACGAAGTGATCGAGCATCCGGGGCACCTGCTGGTATACAGCGAGGCCCATGAGCAGCCCAAGTGGACCGCCCACATCGCCACGCCGGACGTGATCACGGGCAACCTGGCCCGCATCGACACCTTCCTGATGGACACCAAGGTGCGCACGGGCACCAGCACGGTGGAGGACTACTGGTTCAGCGGCTTCGATCGCGGGCATCTGGTGCCCAGCGCGGACATGCGCTGGAACCGGGAGGCGCTGGCGGCCACCTACCTCTACAGCAACATCAGCCCGCAGCGGCCCGAGTTCAACCGCGACAGCTGGAGCGACCTGGAGGACTGGGTGCGGCGTACCGTGCGCTACGGTGGCGAGCGCGTCTTCGTGATCACCGGTCCGGTGCTGCGCGACGGCCTCCCCGCGATGGACAATCCCGGGCACAAGAACGAGGTGAGCATCCCGGAGCTCTTCTTCAAGGTGCTGGCCGACCTGGACGGGCCGGAGCGGAAGATGATCGGCTTCGTGATGCGCAACGGGGTGAACGAATACCCGACCATCAGCTATGCCGTGCCCGTGGACAGTGTGGAGCGCCTCACCGGCCTGGACCTCTTCCCCGCGTTGGACGACACGCTCGAGGCCCGGTTGGAGGCACAGCGCGACCCGCAGGCCTGGTACCACCCCGGCGATCCCTTCCTGGGCGAGGTGGAGCCCCTGCCGGCGCCCCTGCCCAAAGGCATGTTCAACACGGTGCAGGCACGCCACCAGATCGGTCGCGTGGCCACCGTCTGCGGCACCGTGGTCAGCACCCGTCGCACCCAGAAGGCCAACGCGGTGTACCTCAACTTCGACCGGTTGCATCCCGCGCAGGACTTCTACTGCACCATCTGGGACAGCAACGGCCCCAACTTCCACTACGATCCCGAAGAGGCGTTGCTGCGGAAACGCGTCTGTGTCACCGGCAAGGTGACCCTATACGACGACATCCCGCGGATCAGCGTGAACAACGAGAACGAGATCCTGCTCTGGGAGGAGGCGGTGCGATGA
- a CDS encoding VCBS repeat-containing protein, which yields MLHLRKTLRTLPIALAVGCGDSPAPEPAAAPVEQVPAPLFVALPPEQSGVLFANRVEENDARNYFMYEYMYNGGGVAIGDVNGDGLPDIYFTGNLVADRLYLNRGGLRFEDVTGSALPKETDHGWHTGVAMTDVNGDGHLDIHVCRAGWFSDPQARTNLLYVNDGTGRFKEVGREWGIADTTRSTQGLFFDHDRDGDLDLFVINTPMQGASKLNSAAVQHAVDSRRSPSSRLYRNDGGRFTDITEAAGLWNMAYSLGVACSDIDQDGVQDLYVSNDYVAPDFLYMGRANGTYVNEVLERTRHISNFGMGCDIADYDNDGLSDIVVLDMVSEEHARSKRNMGAMSPTQFWGLVAAGYHHQYMFNTLQRNNGNGTFSEVGQLAGVSKTDWSWAPLLADLDNDGWKDLLVTNGYKRDMRDNDYNAKAKAIRTSGQAMRPMDVLALVPSTRVRNYLFRNSGDLTFRNVSAEWGFADAENSNGAATGDLDNDGDLDLVINNMDAPATIHVNQAVEQGRGHHLRLRLVGALGRTVLGARAVVEANGMRQMAELAPVRGFQSCVEPILHFGLGGASKAELVEVFWPDGRYTRQADVPADQVLTIRYVDASTRAPERPAPPALLQAARPDGGLRFIHRENPYDDFAVQVLLPHKRSEDGPLMATADLNGDGRDDLYIGGARDQAGALFLSDGTDRYRQVEGPWTDHQDREDQGALFLDADQDGDQDLLVLSGGYESDRFEVHFQPRLYTNRGMGRFDHAPDALPVVMTSAQRAAAGDVDDDGDLDLFIGGRVIPGAYPRNPRSYLLVNDGSGRFSDATAERAPHLAEAGMFTDALWADIDGDGDADLITAGEWQPIAMHRNDGGRLLAHAAEGLQHSAGWWNRIVAADLDKDGDQDLVCGNIGWNTKFHATTAHPLHLYANDMDDNGSLDIVLAKEGAGGKVPVRGRECSSQQCRMIIDRFPTFKDFANADLERIYTPEKIGSAQHLIAEQMRSCVLWNEGGGRFRAEPLPMHAQTAPLNGIAVRDLNGDGHADIIAAGNHWGAEVETIRYDAGTGIVLLGDGKGGFHPLSVTESGLFAWRNAKDLVLLEQGAGRAPWVVVSNNNDVLEVFTPGPARSALATRR from the coding sequence ATGCTTCACCTCAGGAAGACCCTAAGGACGCTGCCGATCGCACTGGCGGTGGGCTGTGGTGACAGCCCCGCGCCGGAACCGGCCGCCGCACCTGTGGAACAGGTCCCGGCACCCCTGTTCGTCGCCCTTCCGCCGGAGCAGAGCGGTGTCCTGTTCGCCAACCGCGTGGAGGAGAATGACGCCCGCAACTACTTCATGTACGAGTACATGTACAATGGGGGCGGCGTGGCGATCGGGGATGTCAATGGCGATGGGCTGCCGGATATCTACTTCACGGGCAACCTGGTGGCGGACCGGCTGTACCTGAACCGCGGGGGGCTCCGGTTCGAGGACGTCACCGGGTCGGCCCTGCCCAAGGAGACCGACCATGGGTGGCATACCGGTGTGGCCATGACCGACGTGAACGGGGACGGTCACCTCGACATCCATGTGTGCCGGGCGGGATGGTTCTCCGATCCACAGGCACGCACCAACCTGCTCTACGTGAACGACGGCACAGGCCGGTTCAAGGAGGTGGGCAGGGAATGGGGCATCGCGGACACCACCCGATCCACCCAAGGGCTCTTCTTCGATCACGACCGCGACGGCGACCTGGACCTGTTCGTGATCAACACACCCATGCAAGGTGCGTCGAAGCTCAACAGCGCTGCGGTGCAGCATGCGGTGGACTCGCGGCGGTCGCCCAGCAGTCGTCTCTACCGGAACGACGGAGGCCGGTTCACGGACATCACCGAAGCGGCCGGCCTGTGGAACATGGCCTACAGCCTGGGGGTGGCCTGCAGCGACATCGACCAGGATGGTGTGCAGGACCTCTACGTGTCCAACGACTACGTGGCCCCGGACTTTCTGTACATGGGGCGGGCGAACGGCACCTACGTCAACGAGGTCCTGGAGCGCACACGGCACATCAGCAACTTCGGCATGGGCTGCGACATCGCCGACTACGACAACGATGGCCTGTCCGACATCGTGGTGCTGGACATGGTGAGCGAGGAGCACGCCCGGAGCAAGCGCAACATGGGCGCCATGTCCCCCACCCAGTTCTGGGGCCTGGTGGCAGCCGGCTACCATCACCAGTACATGTTCAACACGCTGCAGCGCAACAATGGCAACGGCACCTTCAGTGAGGTGGGTCAACTGGCGGGCGTCAGCAAGACCGACTGGAGCTGGGCTCCCCTGTTGGCCGACCTGGACAACGACGGCTGGAAGGACCTCCTGGTGACCAATGGGTACAAGCGCGACATGCGCGACAACGATTACAACGCCAAGGCCAAGGCGATCAGGACCTCCGGCCAGGCCATGCGTCCCATGGACGTGCTGGCGCTCGTGCCCAGCACGCGGGTCCGCAACTATCTCTTCCGCAACAGCGGCGATCTGACCTTCCGGAACGTGTCGGCGGAATGGGGTTTCGCCGACGCCGAGAACTCCAACGGGGCGGCCACCGGCGATCTGGACAACGACGGCGACCTCGACCTGGTGATCAACAACATGGATGCGCCGGCCACGATCCACGTCAACCAGGCCGTTGAACAGGGACGCGGCCACCACCTGCGTCTGCGGTTGGTGGGCGCGCTTGGCAGGACCGTTCTGGGTGCGCGTGCCGTGGTGGAGGCGAACGGGATGAGGCAGATGGCGGAACTGGCCCCCGTACGCGGCTTTCAAAGCTGCGTGGAACCCATCCTCCACTTCGGCCTAGGCGGGGCCTCGAAAGCGGAGCTCGTGGAGGTGTTCTGGCCCGATGGCCGGTACACCCGCCAAGCCGATGTCCCTGCCGATCAGGTCCTGACCATCCGGTATGTGGACGCATCCACCCGCGCACCGGAACGACCCGCCCCCCCGGCCCTCCTCCAGGCGGCCCGGCCCGATGGCGGGCTGCGCTTCATCCATCGTGAGAATCCGTATGACGACTTCGCCGTTCAGGTCCTGCTGCCCCACAAGCGTTCCGAGGACGGCCCCCTGATGGCCACGGCGGACCTCAATGGCGACGGCCGCGACGACCTGTACATCGGCGGCGCGCGCGATCAGGCCGGCGCCCTGTTCCTCTCCGATGGCACCGACCGCTACCGGCAGGTCGAAGGCCCGTGGACCGATCACCAGGACCGGGAGGACCAGGGCGCGTTGTTCCTGGACGCCGACCAGGATGGCGACCAGGACCTGCTCGTGCTCAGTGGGGGCTACGAATCCGATCGCTTCGAGGTCCACTTCCAACCGCGGTTGTACACGAACCGGGGCATGGGGCGGTTCGATCATGCACCCGATGCGCTGCCGGTGGTGATGACCAGCGCGCAGCGGGCCGCCGCCGGCGATGTGGACGATGACGGCGACCTCGACCTGTTCATCGGCGGGCGCGTGATCCCCGGCGCATATCCGCGGAACCCGAGAAGCTATCTGTTGGTCAACGATGGCTCCGGCCGCTTCAGTGATGCCACGGCCGAACGTGCGCCGCATCTGGCCGAAGCCGGCATGTTCACCGATGCCCTTTGGGCCGACATCGACGGGGACGGGGACGCGGACCTGATCACCGCAGGCGAATGGCAGCCCATCGCGATGCACAGGAACGATGGCGGGCGGCTCCTCGCCCACGCGGCGGAGGGCCTGCAGCACAGCGCGGGCTGGTGGAACCGGATCGTGGCGGCCGACCTCGACAAGGACGGCGACCAGGACCTGGTGTGCGGCAACATCGGCTGGAACACCAAGTTCCACGCTACGACCGCACATCCGCTGCACCTGTACGCCAATGACATGGACGACAACGGCAGCCTGGACATCGTGCTCGCCAAGGAGGGTGCCGGCGGCAAGGTGCCGGTCCGCGGACGGGAATGCAGCAGTCAGCAGTGCCGCATGATCATCGATCGCTTCCCGACCTTCAAGGACTTCGCCAATGCCGACCTGGAGCGCATCTACACCCCGGAGAAGATCGGTTCGGCGCAACACCTCATCGCCGAGCAGATGCGTTCGTGCGTGCTGTGGAACGAGGGCGGTGGCCGGTTCCGAGCGGAGCCGCTTCCGATGCACGCACAGACCGCACCGCTCAACGGCATCGCGGTGCGCGACCTGAACGGGGATGGACATGCGGACATCATCGCCGCCGGCAACCACTGGGGCGCCGAGGTGGAGACCATCAGATATGATGCGGGTACCGGCATTGTGCTGCTCGGTGACGGCAAGGGTGGCTTCCACCCGCTGTCGGTGACGGAAAGCGGCCTGTTCGCCTGGCGGAACGCCAAGGACCTTGTGCTGCTGGAGCAAGGTGCGGGGCGTGCACCCTGGGTGGTGGTGTCCAACAACAATGATGTATTGGAGGTCTTCACACCAGGGCCCGCCCGATCGGCATTGGCCACGCGCAGGTGA
- a CDS encoding CRTAC1 family protein, protein MSLRTVLLSLIALLIGCGPVDEGTGMATPSAQGPLFEALPTDSTGITFTNRLEESPSMNYFTYIYAYNGGGVGAGDINGDGLTDLYFTGNQQRDRLYLNKGGMRFEDITGTALGADPGGWRTGVAMADVNGDGHLDIYVCRSGPTTDTALTRNLLYLNNGDLTFTEAAHALGVADTSHSTQAAFLDVEGDGDLDLFVINHPRDRLTRVSVSQVKAGIAAGTAPSNRLFVQEDGRFREATRVHGLMDFSFSLGVSVAHLDDDDRPDLYVANDFDVADALYTNEGGTFRDVVKERTRHVSNFGMGCDVADINNDGLADIVVLDMMADDHVRNKTNMGSMSPQAFWSIVAAGQQFQYMVNTLQLNNGNGTFSEIAQLAGIARTDWSWAPLLADLDNDGWKDLMVTNGFKHDIRNNDYQQQVYRGLKSGEDFYRSLDLVPSTRIRNYLFRNEGADSTGRARLTFADSSQAWGFTEPLNSNGAAYADLDNDGDLDLVINNIDAPASVYANRARERHPDRHYLRVALKQRGRDALGARVILRHRGSVQVQELSPVRGYQSAVEPVLHFGLGPIPVVDSMEVRWPDGRYTLVRHVQADRLMMLDDRDAGPPPARGPERAPLLAADPALIPDGVVHRDPTYDDFGLEVLLPHKMSELGPMLAVADVNGDGLDDLWMGGGRGQAPVLMLQTASGTLQVARNAHPLTGEGQELLGARFIDGDGDGDQDLLVIAGSNEDDLRSAAFRHHYLRNDGTGRFTRVEDALPPMMTSGQRADAADIDGDGDLDLFLGGRQTPAHYPFAPRSYLLLNDGTGRFTDATEQLARDLMGPGMVSDARFADLDGDHDPDLILVGEWMPVMVMMNAGGRFTNATAAAGLEGTTGWWNSLCATDLDGDGDVDLAAGNLGWNSKFKADATHPVHVYWADMDGNGRSDIVLAKEKAGHQIPVRGRECSSQQCPVIMQRFPTYEAFANADLQAIYTPEKLSGALHRTATWMRSSVLMNDGTGRFSIRALPVEAQFAPVNGLVALDVNADGRMDLVTAGNHWGAEVETVRYDAGRGCVLLGDGKGGFTPLTPKASGFFAGGNARDLAVLRMGPDRTPVVIVADHGGPPAAFTVGRPVSALSAR, encoded by the coding sequence ATGTCCTTGCGAACCGTCCTCCTGTCGCTGATCGCGCTCCTCATCGGCTGCGGGCCCGTGGATGAGGGGACCGGAATGGCGACCCCATCCGCCCAGGGCCCTCTGTTCGAGGCCCTTCCGACGGACAGCACCGGCATCACGTTCACGAACCGCCTCGAGGAATCGCCCTCGATGAACTACTTCACCTACATCTACGCCTACAATGGAGGCGGTGTGGGTGCGGGCGACATCAATGGCGACGGGCTCACGGACCTCTACTTCACCGGCAACCAGCAGCGCGACCGGCTCTACCTCAACAAGGGCGGCATGCGCTTCGAGGACATCACCGGGACCGCGCTCGGGGCCGACCCGGGAGGCTGGCGCACCGGGGTGGCGATGGCCGACGTGAACGGCGATGGCCACCTGGACATCTACGTGTGCCGCAGCGGGCCGACCACCGACACCGCCCTCACCCGCAACCTTCTCTACCTGAACAACGGCGACCTCACCTTCACCGAAGCCGCCCATGCCCTCGGGGTGGCGGACACCAGCCACAGCACGCAGGCGGCCTTCCTGGACGTGGAGGGTGACGGCGACCTCGACCTCTTTGTGATCAACCACCCCAGGGACCGGCTCACGCGGGTCAGCGTGTCGCAGGTGAAGGCGGGGATCGCCGCTGGCACGGCGCCGAGCAACCGGTTGTTCGTGCAGGAGGACGGGCGCTTCCGCGAGGCCACGCGGGTGCATGGGCTCATGGACTTCAGCTTCAGCCTCGGGGTCTCCGTGGCGCACCTGGACGATGACGACCGGCCCGACCTGTACGTGGCGAACGATTTCGATGTGGCGGACGCGCTGTACACCAACGAAGGCGGCACCTTCCGCGATGTGGTGAAGGAGCGGACGCGCCACGTCAGCAACTTCGGCATGGGCTGCGACGTGGCCGACATCAACAACGACGGCCTTGCCGACATCGTGGTGCTGGACATGATGGCCGACGACCACGTGCGCAACAAGACGAACATGGGCAGCATGTCGCCGCAGGCCTTCTGGTCGATCGTGGCCGCAGGGCAGCAGTTCCAGTACATGGTGAACACGCTGCAGCTGAACAACGGCAACGGCACCTTCAGCGAGATCGCGCAGCTGGCCGGCATCGCCCGCACCGACTGGAGCTGGGCGCCGCTGCTCGCCGACCTGGACAACGACGGCTGGAAGGACCTGATGGTGACCAACGGGTTCAAGCACGACATCCGCAACAACGACTACCAGCAGCAGGTGTACCGGGGCCTGAAGAGCGGCGAGGACTTCTACCGCTCGCTGGACCTGGTGCCCAGCACGCGCATCCGGAACTACCTGTTCAGGAACGAGGGGGCGGACAGCACCGGCCGGGCACGGCTCACCTTCGCCGACAGCTCTCAGGCCTGGGGCTTCACCGAACCCCTCAACAGCAACGGCGCGGCCTACGCCGACCTCGACAACGACGGCGACCTCGACCTGGTGATCAACAACATCGACGCGCCCGCCTCGGTGTACGCGAACCGGGCCCGGGAACGGCATCCCGACCGGCACTACCTGCGCGTCGCGCTCAAGCAGCGCGGGCGCGATGCGCTCGGTGCGCGCGTCATCCTCCGTCACCGGGGCTCCGTGCAGGTCCAGGAGCTCAGTCCCGTGCGTGGTTACCAGAGCGCGGTGGAGCCCGTGCTTCACTTCGGGCTCGGGCCGATCCCCGTCGTCGACAGCATGGAGGTGCGCTGGCCGGATGGCCGCTACACGCTGGTGCGCCATGTGCAGGCCGACCGGCTGATGATGCTGGACGATCGTGATGCGGGACCGCCACCGGCAAGGGGTCCCGAACGGGCCCCGCTCCTCGCTGCGGACCCGGCCCTGATCCCGGACGGCGTGGTGCACCGCGATCCCACCTACGACGACTTCGGCCTGGAGGTGCTGCTGCCGCACAAGATGAGCGAGCTCGGCCCCATGCTCGCGGTCGCCGATGTGAACGGCGACGGCCTCGATGACCTATGGATGGGCGGCGGCCGGGGTCAGGCCCCGGTGCTGATGCTGCAGACCGCCTCAGGCACATTGCAGGTGGCACGCAACGCCCATCCGCTGACGGGTGAAGGCCAGGAGCTGCTGGGGGCGCGCTTCATCGACGGCGATGGGGACGGTGATCAGGACCTGTTGGTGATCGCGGGCTCGAACGAGGACGATCTGCGCAGCGCGGCGTTCCGCCACCACTACCTGCGCAACGACGGCACCGGCCGGTTCACGCGTGTGGAGGATGCCCTGCCCCCGATGATGACCAGCGGCCAGCGTGCCGATGCGGCCGATATCGATGGGGATGGCGACCTGGACCTCTTCCTCGGTGGGCGGCAGACACCGGCCCATTACCCCTTCGCCCCCCGCTCCTACCTGCTGCTGAACGATGGCACCGGACGGTTCACCGATGCCACGGAGCAACTCGCCAGGGACCTCATGGGCCCCGGCATGGTGAGCGATGCGCGCTTCGCCGACCTGGACGGCGACCACGACCCCGACCTCATCCTGGTCGGCGAATGGATGCCGGTGATGGTGATGATGAACGCGGGCGGGCGCTTCACGAACGCCACCGCGGCCGCCGGGCTCGAAGGCACCACCGGCTGGTGGAACAGCCTGTGCGCCACCGACCTCGATGGTGACGGGGATGTGGACCTCGCCGCCGGCAACCTGGGATGGAACAGCAAGTTCAAGGCGGACGCGACGCACCCCGTGCATGTGTACTGGGCCGACATGGACGGCAACGGCCGCTCGGACATCGTGCTCGCCAAGGAGAAGGCCGGGCATCAGATCCCGGTGCGCGGACGCGAATGCAGCAGCCAGCAGTGCCCGGTGATCATGCAGCGCTTCCCCACCTACGAGGCCTTCGCCAATGCCGACCTGCAGGCCATCTACACGCCGGAAAAACTGAGCGGCGCCCTGCACCGCACGGCCACCTGGATGCGGTCCAGCGTGCTGATGAACGATGGCACCGGTCGGTTCAGCATCCGGGCCTTGCCGGTGGAGGCGCAGTTCGCTCCGGTGAACGGCCTGGTGGCGCTCGACGTGAACGCCGATGGCCGGATGGACCTCGTGACCGCTGGCAACCACTGGGGCGCCGAGGTGGAGACCGTGCGCTACGATGCAGGGCGCGGGTGCGTGCTGCTCGGCGACGGCAAAGGGGGGTTCACCCCGCTCACGCCCAAGGCCTCGGGCTTCTTCGCCGGCGGCAATGCGAGGGACCTTGCGGTGCTGCGCATGGGCCCGGACCGCACCCCGGTGGTGATCGTGGCCGACCATGGCGGTCCACCCGCCGCCTTCACCGTGGGCCGCCCGGTCAGCGCGCTTTCCGCAAGGTGA
- a CDS encoding sensor histidine kinase yields MRAFTARQLTVLLTLVIGAVVAVCAFLVTGPDDLPRTAQVLAMGGAAMLASYPLLNYGLDRFIQGRIRGIYKTVQGLRGPSEAPVSVGPGEDVLGRVEGEVAEWASARRSEITELKEREKFRREFIGNLAHELKTPIFNIQGYILTLLEGGLEDEKVNRDFLTRASHGVDRLIKIVEDLDLITKLESGVMDLRLHRIPLREVVEEALEDVELQAREKGITLVDKVPDELMVLGDKDRLIQVFVNLFVNGVNYGRPGGHCVVSVDDLDERVLVEVSDNGIGISEEHLPRLFERFYRVGKSRSRNEGGSGLGLAIVKHIVDAHGQAITVKSEEGRGSTFAFTLRKAR; encoded by the coding sequence ATGCGCGCGTTCACGGCCCGCCAGCTCACCGTCCTCCTCACCCTGGTGATCGGTGCGGTGGTGGCGGTGTGCGCGTTCCTGGTGACGGGTCCGGACGACCTGCCGCGCACGGCACAGGTCCTGGCCATGGGCGGTGCGGCCATGCTGGCGTCCTATCCGCTGCTGAACTACGGGCTCGATCGCTTCATCCAGGGCAGGATCCGGGGCATCTATAAGACCGTTCAGGGGCTCCGCGGCCCGTCCGAAGCACCGGTCAGTGTGGGCCCGGGCGAGGATGTGCTCGGCCGGGTGGAAGGTGAGGTGGCGGAATGGGCCAGCGCCCGGCGAAGTGAGATCACCGAGCTCAAGGAGCGTGAGAAGTTCCGCAGGGAGTTCATCGGCAATCTGGCCCATGAGCTCAAGACCCCGATCTTCAACATCCAGGGCTACATCCTGACCCTGCTGGAGGGGGGGCTGGAGGATGAAAAGGTCAATCGTGATTTCCTGACCCGCGCAAGTCACGGGGTGGACCGGCTGATCAAGATCGTGGAGGACCTCGACCTGATCACCAAGCTCGAGAGCGGGGTGATGGACCTGCGCCTGCATCGCATCCCCCTTCGTGAGGTGGTGGAAGAGGCCCTGGAGGACGTTGAGCTGCAGGCCCGGGAGAAAGGCATCACCCTGGTGGACAAGGTGCCTGACGAGCTCATGGTCCTCGGCGACAAGGACCGGCTGATCCAGGTGTTCGTGAACCTCTTCGTGAACGGGGTGAACTACGGTCGCCCGGGCGGCCACTGCGTGGTGAGCGTGGACGATCTGGATGAGCGCGTGCTGGTGGAGGTGAGCGACAACGGCATCGGCATCAGCGAAGAGCACCTGCCCCGCCTGTTCGAGCGGTTCTACCGGGTGGGGAAAAGCCGTTCGCGCAATGAGGGCGGCAGCGGCCTGGGCCTTGCGATCGTAAAGCACATCGTGGACGCGCACGGGCAGGCCATCACCGTGAAGAGCGAGGAAGGGCGGGGCAGCACCTTCGCGTTCACCTTGCGGAAAGCGCGCTGA